In Streptomyces canus, one DNA window encodes the following:
- a CDS encoding carbohydrate ABC transporter permease, whose amino-acid sequence MTRVRKGELVLRYVLLLAVLALTVGPFLWQLSTSLKGPTEDIYSSPPSFLPRHPTLHNYERVADTIPVWDYAFNSLRVATANVVTNCVGSALAGYALARLRYRGRRAATLAFVLAMLVPVEGIIIAQFTTMRELGLNNTLIGVVLPGCIGAMNVLLMRNAFLNLPYEIEEAAYVDGANVWQRFLRIALPAVKGTVAVVAIFAFMGAWDDFLWPLIVLSDPSKFTLTIGLNYLHGTFANDERLVAAGTVIAVAPLIALFAGLQRYFFRGVGEGAVKG is encoded by the coding sequence GTGACTCGGGTACGCAAGGGCGAACTGGTGCTGCGGTACGTCCTGTTGCTCGCCGTCCTCGCCCTGACCGTAGGCCCCTTCCTCTGGCAGTTGTCGACCTCGCTCAAGGGCCCCACGGAGGACATCTACAGCTCGCCGCCGTCCTTCCTGCCGCGGCATCCGACCCTTCACAACTACGAGCGGGTCGCCGACACCATCCCCGTCTGGGACTACGCCTTCAACTCGCTGAGGGTCGCCACCGCCAACGTCGTGACCAACTGCGTCGGTTCGGCACTCGCCGGATACGCCCTGGCCCGGCTGCGCTACCGCGGCCGTCGCGCGGCCACCCTCGCGTTCGTCCTGGCGATGCTCGTGCCCGTGGAGGGCATCATCATCGCCCAGTTCACCACCATGCGGGAGCTCGGCCTCAACAACACCCTGATCGGTGTGGTCCTGCCGGGCTGCATCGGCGCGATGAACGTCCTGCTGATGCGCAACGCCTTCCTGAACCTGCCGTACGAAATAGAGGAGGCGGCCTACGTCGACGGCGCCAACGTCTGGCAGCGGTTCCTGCGGATCGCGCTGCCAGCAGTGAAGGGGACCGTGGCCGTCGTCGCGATCTTCGCCTTCATGGGCGCCTGGGACGACTTCCTGTGGCCCCTGATCGTGCTGAGCGACCCGTCGAAGTTCACGCTCACCATCGGCCTCAACTACCTGCACGGCACCTTCGCCAACGACGAACGGCTCGTCGCCGCGGGCACGGTCATCGCCGTGGCCCCGCTGATCGCCCTCTTCGCCGGCCTCCAGCGGTACTTCTTCCGCGGGGTGGGCGAGGGGGCGGTGAAGGGCTGA
- a CDS encoding carbohydrate ABC transporter permease translates to MASSTVSRVRRQLPTSPWLFAAPGLLIIGAFILYPFVSTLVNAFTDRRTLIPGEFVGLANFRELLHDDMFWIGLRNSSLYVLGVVPALVILPLLLALLVQKNIPGITFFRSAFYTPVVASIVVVGLIWVWLLDERGLINSLLEAVGVGRIGFLSDQWLLLLSAMAVTVWKGLGYYMIIYLAALANVPRELHEAAAVDGAGAIRRFVTVTVPAVRSTMALVGALSSVAAFKVFSEVYLMAGPSGGPAGEDTTLVMLVQRTGTGLTGRVGYASAISVVVFVVTVALMVLVLRADRRGDT, encoded by the coding sequence ATGGCGTCGTCCACCGTCTCCCGGGTGCGGCGTCAACTGCCGACGAGCCCCTGGCTGTTCGCCGCACCCGGTCTGCTGATCATCGGCGCGTTCATCCTGTACCCGTTCGTCTCCACCCTGGTCAACGCCTTCACCGACCGGCGCACCCTGATCCCGGGCGAGTTCGTGGGCCTGGCGAACTTCCGTGAGCTGCTGCACGACGACATGTTCTGGATCGGCTTGCGCAACAGCTCGCTGTACGTCCTCGGAGTCGTGCCCGCGCTGGTGATCCTGCCGCTGCTGCTCGCGCTGCTGGTGCAGAAGAACATCCCCGGCATCACCTTCTTCCGGTCCGCCTTCTACACCCCGGTCGTCGCGTCGATCGTCGTGGTCGGACTCATCTGGGTGTGGCTCCTCGACGAACGCGGCCTGATCAACTCGCTGTTGGAGGCCGTCGGGGTCGGCCGGATCGGCTTCCTGAGCGACCAGTGGCTGCTCCTGCTGAGCGCCATGGCCGTCACGGTGTGGAAGGGCCTCGGCTACTACATGATCATTTACCTGGCCGCACTGGCCAACGTGCCGCGTGAGCTGCACGAGGCCGCGGCGGTGGACGGGGCCGGGGCGATCCGGCGGTTCGTCACGGTGACGGTGCCCGCCGTCCGCTCGACCATGGCACTCGTCGGGGCACTGTCCTCGGTCGCCGCCTTCAAGGTGTTCTCCGAGGTCTACCTGATGGCCGGCCCGAGCGGAGGACCGGCCGGTGAGGACACCACGCTCGTGATGCTCGTCCAGCGCACCGGCACCGGACTCACAGGGCGCGTCGGCTACGCGTCCGCGATCTCGGTCGTCGTCTTCGTCGTCACCGTCGCGCTGATGGTGCTGGTGCTGCGGGCCGACCGGAGGGGGGACACGTGA
- a CDS encoding ABC transporter substrate-binding protein: MPISRRTFAAAAVCALLPLSGCGSGDDGGSSDASGRIEGDITFQTWNLRANFKDYFEGLIADFEKKYPGTEVKWIDQPAEGYADKISADAAGGTLPDVVNVSPDLVAPLAKAGLALDLDKAAGRYRKEYLDGAWASHRIPGMTGTYAFPWYLNTGPLFYNKSLFEEAGLDPDQPPKTYDDLFADALELAKKSDGKVATLANVPTVEDFGRYGVPLMNSEGTAFAFNDAKGVELLTKYKELYDAKALDPQALTATPESSGKKFLTGAVAMNPGSALDLGNFKKQAPNLYKNIGITDQITSTGHVNMYVMGVMVNAQTKKKAASVAFAHYVTDAEHQMSFAKKVAIFPSTAGSLDDPYFTEEDGTDETRVRVAAAKSLKNAVNYTPVLFSEQMKTALRNEVAKALQGKESPEEALDNAVKACDTLLEQQG; encoded by the coding sequence GTGCCCATTTCCCGCAGAACCTTCGCTGCCGCCGCTGTCTGTGCCCTTCTGCCGCTGAGCGGCTGCGGGTCCGGTGACGACGGCGGTTCCAGTGATGCCTCCGGCAGGATCGAGGGTGACATCACCTTCCAGACCTGGAACCTCAGGGCGAACTTCAAGGACTATTTCGAGGGCCTGATCGCCGACTTCGAGAAGAAGTACCCCGGCACCGAGGTGAAGTGGATCGACCAGCCCGCCGAAGGCTACGCCGACAAGATCAGCGCCGATGCCGCCGGCGGCACCCTGCCCGACGTCGTCAACGTGTCCCCGGACCTGGTCGCGCCCCTCGCCAAGGCCGGCCTCGCGCTCGACCTCGACAAGGCGGCCGGGCGGTACCGGAAGGAGTACCTGGACGGCGCCTGGGCCAGCCACCGGATACCTGGCATGACCGGCACCTACGCCTTCCCCTGGTACCTCAACACCGGACCGCTCTTCTACAACAAGTCCCTCTTCGAGGAGGCCGGGCTCGACCCCGACCAGCCGCCGAAGACGTACGACGACCTCTTCGCCGACGCCCTGGAGCTGGCGAAGAAGAGCGACGGCAAGGTCGCCACCCTCGCCAACGTGCCCACCGTCGAGGACTTCGGCCGCTACGGCGTCCCGCTCATGAACTCCGAGGGCACCGCCTTCGCCTTCAACGACGCCAAGGGGGTCGAACTGCTCACGAAGTACAAGGAGCTGTACGACGCCAAGGCGCTCGATCCGCAGGCACTGACCGCCACGCCCGAGTCCTCCGGCAAGAAGTTCCTCACCGGGGCCGTCGCCATGAACCCCGGCAGCGCCCTGGACCTCGGCAACTTCAAGAAGCAGGCGCCGAACCTGTACAAGAACATCGGCATCACCGACCAGATCACCAGCACCGGGCACGTCAACATGTACGTGATGGGCGTGATGGTGAACGCGCAGACCAAGAAGAAGGCCGCCTCCGTCGCCTTCGCGCACTACGTCACCGACGCCGAGCACCAGATGTCCTTCGCGAAGAAGGTCGCCATCTTCCCGAGCACCGCGGGATCGCTGGACGACCCCTACTTCACCGAGGAGGACGGGACCGACGAGACGCGGGTGCGGGTCGCCGCCGCCAAGTCCCTGAAGAACGCGGTCAATTACACGCCCGTGCTGTTCAGCGAGCAGATGAAGACGGCCCTGCGCAACGAGGTCGCGAAGGCGTTGCAGGGCAAGGAGAGTCCCGAGGAAGCTCTCGACAACGCTGTCAAGGCCTGTGACACGCTGCTCGAGCAGCAGGGATAG
- a CDS encoding LacI family DNA-binding transcriptional regulator → MKDIARQAGVSQSAVSFALNGRPGVSEDTRDRVRRVAEELGWRPSTAARALSGEGAATVGFVLARPAETLGVDSFFLQLVSGIQEVLAERHLGLLFQVVEDVEDECAVYRRWWAEHRVDGVLVVDPRTDDPRTGVLDELGLPGVVIGGAPDERHPGLSTVWADDAGAMAAVVDELYALGHRRIVHIAGLPGLAHTERRIRTLRAEAERRGLTGVKSVTTDYSDAAGAAVTRRVLEAPAPPTALIYDNDVMALAGVAAATELGHSVPGDVSVVAWEDSALCRMVKPWLSALSRDSVEFGRTAATELTALLDGGPARTVRVPVPRLIVRDSTGVGREVRPLR, encoded by the coding sequence ATGAAGGACATCGCCCGGCAGGCCGGCGTCTCCCAGAGCGCGGTCTCCTTCGCACTGAACGGCCGCCCCGGGGTCTCCGAGGACACCCGCGACCGGGTGCGAAGGGTCGCCGAGGAACTCGGCTGGCGCCCGAGCACCGCGGCCCGCGCGCTGTCCGGGGAGGGCGCCGCCACGGTGGGCTTCGTCCTGGCCCGCCCGGCCGAGACGCTCGGCGTCGACTCCTTCTTCCTCCAACTCGTCTCCGGGATACAGGAAGTGCTCGCGGAGCGTCATCTCGGGCTGCTGTTCCAGGTGGTGGAGGACGTCGAGGACGAGTGCGCGGTGTACCGGCGCTGGTGGGCCGAACACCGGGTGGACGGTGTCCTGGTGGTCGACCCGCGCACCGACGACCCGCGCACCGGGGTCCTCGACGAACTGGGCCTGCCCGGCGTGGTGATCGGCGGCGCCCCCGACGAACGCCACCCGGGGCTGTCGACCGTCTGGGCGGACGACGCGGGCGCGATGGCCGCGGTCGTGGACGAGCTGTACGCGCTGGGCCACCGGCGGATCGTGCACATCGCGGGCCTGCCGGGGCTGGCGCACACCGAGCGCCGTATCCGCACCCTGCGGGCGGAGGCCGAACGGCGCGGGCTGACCGGGGTGAAGTCGGTGACCACCGACTACTCGGACGCCGCGGGCGCTGCCGTGACCCGCAGGGTCCTGGAGGCGCCCGCTCCCCCGACCGCGCTGATCTACGACAACGACGTGATGGCCCTCGCCGGAGTCGCCGCCGCGACCGAACTGGGCCACTCGGTGCCCGGGGACGTGTCGGTGGTCGCCTGGGAGGACTCGGCACTGTGCCGCATGGTCAAGCCGTGGCTGTCGGCCCTGTCCCGGGACAGCGTGGAGTTCGGCCGTACGGCGGCCACGGAACTGACCGCGCTGCTGGACGGCGGTCCGGCGCGGACGGTACGGGTGCCGGTGCCCCGGCTGATCGTGCGGGACAGCACGGGCGTTGGTCGTGAGGTGCGACCGCTACGATGA
- a CDS encoding CU044_2847 family protein, whose amino-acid sequence MSSPSGSDRRAQQLGEEADVTVPVEVDGQKILVSVGAAGAHSGSGLAEEQEIGWRAPRLETVLDSLTAVARAMGTRLQQTGASKATVEFGCDVSLDTGQLLAVVGKASSKSAWKVTLEWTAPETGESPER is encoded by the coding sequence ATGAGCAGTCCGTCCGGATCGGACAGAAGGGCACAGCAGTTGGGCGAGGAAGCGGATGTAACGGTTCCGGTCGAGGTGGACGGGCAGAAGATTCTCGTCTCGGTCGGAGCAGCCGGAGCGCACAGCGGATCCGGACTGGCCGAGGAGCAGGAGATCGGCTGGCGGGCGCCGCGTCTGGAGACCGTGCTCGACAGCCTGACCGCCGTGGCCCGGGCCATGGGCACCCGGCTCCAGCAGACCGGCGCTTCGAAGGCGACAGTGGAGTTCGGCTGTGATGTCTCCCTCGACACCGGCCAGTTGCTGGCGGTGGTCGGCAAGGCGTCCTCGAAGTCGGCGTGGAAGGTGACGCTGGAGTGGACCGCTCCGGAAACCGGTGAGTCCCCGGAGCGATAG
- a CDS encoding trypsin-like peptidase domain-containing protein yields MDGWRDPLEAATVALDLLDGSGGGTGFVLAPGTVVTCAHVVAGAATVRGRIVATGTELTLTLSEDSLHRAANGLDIAFLRFEAEAPAPTYVLTAPHTAFGDRLWVYGHPRGDYRAGQWAALEYQGDSRLSFDDPLPLPRGFGTPVGEGFSGSPVVNRRTGGVCGMLARSNKAGSAHMVPVSEILSRCPAPAPPVPWLDALTDEQLRAGGYRYPGTRLRDYLTAARDAADEHPYAAVLTDAQDIPLSTVYVRQEAAPADETTVDAASPDRDRRRGRARPSAESVLPDHRHVLFTGGAGTGKSSLLRRLAYTGTSAWLDDPARAPSYVPVRVEASELLDRPFPEALARAVGRDLQGLRRSLLPESFEAAPLPSVDWLVCVDGLDEILDPDGRGKVIRLVQNWAREPYVRFVVASRSLVTAEMNRLGALSRYSLQEFGDQEITGVAQAWFTALDVPDAPRRAAELAVGLRRGRLAEVARNPLYLTMICVVAALHELPRNPAELYARFIGVLREKGTARLRRSGRAGHGITPVLLERVHGVLYPAAEARQNGDTRPLLDHVQDLLAERFPESSADRDTVLDALTFTGLVRRHGEDLHFLHHTIQEYLAAHSLADRLGPTAPEALATVREAIAAERPNLVLFMAARWQAQGMPLEEFLRTVVDGGGWRDLLLCATILSDELVTDEELTGRFTRAVIKLTDRSVTVGDLDVPTVLDRLYAVLDTAGLASVVTDPSLPHAVRAEALKHHVRRGADGTAELAAGLADDPCLLGNVRVEAASSLARAGDTEGACRRLLALAEDPGRVPETRLAAAVALLPLDHLAATDALCELLRTSEFPYHHVDYFRDIRPAPLPEETLTALADALQDNPVLTDAPFTTRYLKGRVLAPELPGLLVDLCSDPAAPLYLRHRATWDLPADQRRQNSETVRLVRTQVVESPDSPDYAVATAMGGVADAALAERVARNARLSHFPRREAITRLIQLGRLSVARECVDGLLADAAGGWSLRDLGRVLPTLGDPARHAQLAAEAFHDSTLSVDERIADAESLADLGLTDELDVTLTQMATDPAIGAADRLLAVEALDELDAPDVDVLLTAIAADATLPGDVRQDAATQLLATGERDTASRLLRRIAEDPQAGMDDRVKALSALAEVDVRAASETLHHLLDEAGLPDEHLWRLLDLGDALSPDATLRGRLETMLEDESVPTDSLLGFKGESWLHRSAVVPHAGRVLTRIAADPTADPHDRARAACDLLGLIPYAQWRTLMAGVGHDPLHSLSLHLTLGALSTHTSNPTLWQTLGFYQGDEGTHVPATALARADSRDPAAQWVDLVTRRQPEAVTRLGHLWLLVEDERTDVRVRAMLLAWAQDDSVPVPERCATVETAGGSLDEPWFALAEDDSTPPELRVAVCEHLPASGALSRIPVARALASDPACTVGVRARAAALLAADLGEEGRAVLRSLSRPGTSDAEAHLAVAAAWAKLDVGREAEAACRRVVDGDDANVQQRVLAAARLMKWRSARGRASEVLRSALADRHAPVGVRVEAAETLIAFRETAEAHLGLLRLALELGPGHREQARVLDLLPCDLRACVPGAQEATRRS; encoded by the coding sequence ATGGACGGCTGGAGAGATCCGCTGGAGGCCGCCACCGTCGCCCTGGACCTCCTGGACGGAAGCGGCGGCGGTACGGGATTCGTCCTCGCCCCCGGAACCGTGGTCACCTGCGCTCACGTGGTCGCCGGGGCCGCCACGGTGCGCGGCCGCATCGTGGCGACCGGGACCGAACTCACGCTGACACTGTCCGAGGACTCACTCCATCGCGCGGCGAACGGCTTGGACATCGCGTTTCTGCGGTTCGAGGCGGAGGCCCCCGCCCCGACGTACGTGCTCACCGCACCGCACACCGCGTTCGGCGACCGCCTGTGGGTCTACGGCCATCCGCGCGGCGACTACCGCGCGGGCCAGTGGGCCGCCCTCGAGTACCAGGGCGACTCCCGCCTGTCCTTCGACGACCCGCTGCCGCTGCCCCGCGGCTTCGGCACTCCTGTCGGTGAGGGCTTCAGCGGCAGCCCGGTGGTCAACCGGCGCACCGGCGGGGTGTGCGGGATGCTCGCCCGCTCCAACAAGGCGGGCAGCGCACACATGGTGCCGGTCTCCGAGATCCTCTCCCGATGCCCCGCACCGGCACCGCCCGTGCCCTGGCTGGACGCGCTCACCGACGAGCAGTTGCGGGCCGGCGGCTACCGCTATCCCGGCACCCGGCTGCGCGACTACCTCACCGCCGCTCGGGACGCCGCGGACGAGCATCCGTACGCCGCGGTCCTCACCGACGCGCAGGACATTCCACTGTCGACCGTCTACGTCCGCCAGGAGGCGGCGCCCGCCGACGAGACGACGGTGGACGCGGCTTCCCCGGACCGCGACCGCCGCCGGGGCAGGGCACGGCCGAGCGCCGAGAGCGTACTTCCGGACCACCGCCACGTGCTGTTCACCGGCGGTGCCGGAACAGGCAAGTCGAGCCTCCTGCGGCGGCTGGCCTACACCGGAACCTCTGCTTGGCTGGACGACCCGGCACGGGCGCCGTCGTACGTACCCGTACGCGTGGAGGCCTCCGAACTCCTCGACCGCCCCTTCCCGGAGGCGCTGGCCCGGGCGGTCGGCCGTGATCTCCAGGGTCTGCGGCGCTCACTGCTTCCGGAGTCCTTCGAAGCCGCCCCGCTGCCCTCGGTGGACTGGCTGGTGTGCGTCGACGGGCTCGACGAAATCCTCGACCCGGACGGGCGCGGCAAGGTCATCCGGCTGGTCCAGAACTGGGCTCGTGAACCCTACGTGCGCTTCGTGGTCGCCAGCCGCTCGCTGGTCACCGCCGAGATGAACCGGCTCGGCGCGCTGAGCCGCTACTCACTGCAGGAGTTCGGCGACCAGGAGATCACCGGCGTCGCCCAGGCCTGGTTCACGGCGCTGGACGTGCCCGACGCACCCCGGCGGGCCGCGGAGCTGGCGGTCGGCCTGCGCCGCGGCCGCCTCGCGGAGGTCGCACGCAATCCGCTCTACCTGACCATGATCTGCGTGGTCGCCGCCCTGCACGAGCTGCCCCGCAATCCCGCCGAACTGTATGCGCGGTTCATCGGCGTGCTGCGCGAGAAGGGCACGGCACGGCTCCGGCGCAGCGGACGGGCCGGACACGGCATCACCCCGGTCCTCCTGGAGCGGGTGCACGGCGTGTTGTATCCAGCCGCCGAAGCACGGCAGAACGGTGACACGAGACCACTCCTCGACCATGTGCAGGATCTGCTCGCCGAGCGGTTCCCGGAGTCGTCCGCGGACCGCGACACGGTCCTGGACGCCCTCACCTTCACCGGACTGGTCCGACGTCACGGCGAGGACCTGCACTTCCTCCACCACACCATTCAGGAGTACCTGGCCGCGCACTCCCTGGCGGACCGCCTCGGCCCCACGGCCCCGGAGGCCCTGGCCACCGTGCGCGAGGCCATCGCGGCCGAACGTCCCAACCTGGTGCTCTTCATGGCCGCCCGTTGGCAGGCTCAGGGCATGCCGCTGGAGGAGTTCCTGCGCACCGTCGTGGACGGCGGCGGCTGGCGCGACCTGCTGCTGTGCGCGACGATCCTGAGCGACGAACTGGTGACGGACGAGGAGCTGACCGGTCGGTTCACACGCGCGGTGATCAAACTGACCGACCGGTCCGTCACCGTGGGAGACCTCGATGTCCCCACCGTGCTGGACCGGCTGTACGCGGTGCTCGACACAGCGGGCCTGGCCTCAGTCGTCACCGATCCCTCCCTCCCGCACGCGGTGCGTGCCGAGGCGCTGAAGCATCATGTGCGCCGCGGCGCCGACGGTACGGCCGAGCTGGCCGCCGGGCTGGCCGACGATCCGTGCCTCCTGGGCAACGTGCGGGTCGAGGCGGCCTCGTCGCTGGCGCGAGCGGGCGACACCGAGGGCGCGTGCCGTCGTCTGCTCGCTCTGGCGGAAGATCCCGGCCGGGTCCCGGAAACCCGGCTGGCAGCGGCTGTCGCACTCCTCCCGCTCGACCACCTCGCCGCGACCGACGCCCTGTGCGAGCTTCTGCGGACCTCGGAGTTCCCTTATCACCATGTCGACTATTTCCGCGACATCCGCCCCGCCCCTCTCCCCGAGGAGACACTCACCGCCCTGGCCGACGCATTGCAGGACAATCCGGTGCTGACCGATGCCCCCTTCACGACCCGGTATCTGAAGGGCCGGGTCCTGGCCCCGGAGCTGCCGGGACTTCTCGTGGACCTGTGCTCGGATCCTGCCGCGCCCCTGTATCTCCGCCACCGGGCGACATGGGACCTCCCCGCGGACCAAAGGCGCCAGAACTCCGAAACCGTGCGTCTGGTCCGCACTCAGGTCGTCGAAAGCCCCGACTCGCCTGACTACGCGGTGGCCACGGCGATGGGCGGCGTCGCTGACGCGGCCCTCGCCGAACGTGTGGCACGGAACGCGCGGCTGAGCCACTTCCCCCGGCGCGAAGCCATCACACGGCTCATCCAGCTCGGCCGCCTGTCGGTCGCGAGGGAGTGCGTGGACGGTCTTCTTGCCGACGCCGCGGGCGGATGGTCCCTCCGGGACCTCGGCCGGGTCCTGCCCACGCTGGGAGATCCGGCCCGACACGCGCAGCTGGCGGCGGAGGCCTTCCACGATTCCACGCTCTCCGTCGACGAACGCATCGCCGACGCCGAGTCGCTGGCGGACCTCGGTCTCACGGACGAACTGGACGTCACATTGACGCAGATGGCGACCGACCCGGCCATCGGAGCCGCGGACCGGCTCCTGGCCGTGGAAGCGCTGGACGAGCTGGACGCGCCGGACGTCGACGTCCTTCTCACCGCGATCGCGGCGGACGCCACGCTGCCCGGGGACGTCCGCCAGGACGCGGCGACGCAATTGCTGGCCACCGGGGAGCGGGACACCGCCTCGCGGCTGCTGCGCCGGATCGCCGAGGACCCGCAGGCAGGCATGGACGACCGCGTCAAGGCACTCTCCGCCCTGGCGGAGGTCGACGTGCGCGCCGCCTCCGAAACCCTGCACCACCTCCTCGACGAGGCCGGACTGCCCGACGAGCACCTGTGGCGGCTTCTCGATCTCGGGGACGCCCTGAGCCCCGACGCCACGCTCCGAGGACGGCTGGAGACGATGCTGGAGGACGAGTCCGTGCCCACGGACTCGCTGCTGGGGTTCAAGGGCGAGTCCTGGCTGCACCGTTCGGCCGTCGTACCTCACGCCGGCCGGGTTCTGACGCGCATCGCCGCGGACCCCACGGCCGATCCGCACGACCGGGCCCGGGCCGCCTGCGACCTCCTCGGGCTGATCCCCTACGCGCAGTGGAGAACGCTGATGGCCGGCGTCGGCCACGATCCTCTGCACAGCCTGAGCCTCCACCTGACGCTGGGAGCCCTGTCCACCCACACGTCGAATCCGACACTGTGGCAGACCCTGGGCTTCTACCAGGGCGACGAGGGAACGCACGTCCCGGCGACCGCCCTCGCCAGGGCGGATTCCCGTGATCCCGCCGCTCAGTGGGTCGACCTCGTCACGCGGCGGCAACCGGAGGCAGTCACCCGGCTCGGGCACCTGTGGCTCCTGGTGGAGGACGAACGCACCGACGTCCGCGTACGCGCCATGCTTCTCGCCTGGGCACAGGACGACTCGGTCCCCGTCCCGGAGAGATGCGCGACCGTCGAGACCGCCGGCGGAAGCCTCGACGAGCCGTGGTTCGCCCTGGCCGAGGATGACAGCACACCGCCGGAACTCCGTGTTGCGGTCTGCGAGCACCTGCCGGCGAGCGGCGCGCTCAGCCGCATTCCCGTCGCCCGCGCCCTGGCCTCCGACCCAGCCTGCACCGTCGGGGTCCGCGCGCGGGCCGCCGCGCTGCTCGCCGCGGACTTGGGTGAGGAGGGCCGGGCCGTCCTGCGCTCGCTCTCCCGTCCCGGCACGTCCGACGCGGAGGCCCATCTCGCCGTAGCGGCCGCCTGGGCGAAACTCGACGTCGGACGTGAGGCGGAGGCCGCCTGCCGCAGGGTCGTGGACGGCGACGACGCGAACGTGCAGCAGCGTGTTCTGGCGGCGGCCCGGCTCATGAAGTGGCGCTCGGCGCGGGGACGGGCGTCGGAGGTGCTCCGCTCTGCGCTCGCCGACCGACACGCACCCGTCGGCGTACGCGTCGAAGCCGCTGAGACGCTGATCGCTTTCCGTGAAACGGCCGAGGCCCATTTGGGCTTGTTGCGCCTGGCCCTCGAACTCGGCCCCGGTCACCGGGAGCAGGCCCGCGTCCTCGATCTCCTCCCCTGCGATCTGCGAGCGTGCGTGCCGGGCGCCCAGGAGGCGACACGCAGGAGCTGA
- a CDS encoding alpha-L-fucosidase, with protein MTVSRRLFVTAATALAVTGIPTMAAAATDDRSYRIPVSPDDTEADLVRKASQVRPTARQVAWQSLERTAFLHFGVNTFTGLEWGTGDEDPDVFQPTGLDTDQWAAALKDGGFRLAILTVKHHDGFVLYPSRYTDHSVASSSWREGRGDVLRSFADSMRRHGLKVGVYISPADENQYLHGVYANGSARSPRTIPTLVAGDDRTPDRFHTLDATDYGAHMLNTLYEVLTEYGPVDEVWFDGAQGHIPPEKVESYDWDSWYTLVRTLAPDAAIAVTGPDLRWVGNESGIAREDEWSVIPVKENQYGRTDWALSYDTPDEGSRAALVKAQPATDYLQWWPAECDVSIRDGWFYHADQQPKSVDYLTEIFFGSVGRNAVLLLNVPPDTEGRLHGTDVVRLREFRERIERELPNDLAARGRTTSAPGRVTVDLGTEHEIDRIRLAEDIRHGQQVESFVVEAFRDGAWTEATGAGTIGASRILLLSTPVRARRWRVRVTQARGAVRMAEFGLYRSRV; from the coding sequence ATGACCGTCTCCAGACGCCTCTTCGTCACCGCCGCCACCGCACTCGCCGTGACCGGCATCCCCACGATGGCTGCCGCGGCCACCGACGACCGCTCCTACCGCATCCCCGTCTCCCCGGACGACACCGAGGCCGACCTCGTCCGCAAGGCGTCCCAGGTCAGGCCCACCGCACGGCAGGTCGCCTGGCAGAGCCTCGAGCGGACCGCTTTCCTGCACTTCGGCGTGAACACCTTCACCGGCCTGGAGTGGGGCACCGGCGACGAGGACCCGGACGTCTTCCAGCCGACCGGCCTCGACACCGACCAGTGGGCGGCGGCCCTGAAGGACGGCGGCTTCAGGCTCGCCATCCTCACCGTCAAGCACCACGACGGCTTCGTTCTCTATCCCTCCCGCTACACCGACCACTCGGTGGCATCGAGCAGTTGGCGCGAGGGTCGGGGCGATGTGCTGCGTTCCTTCGCCGACTCCATGCGCCGCCACGGCCTCAAGGTCGGCGTCTACATCTCACCCGCCGACGAGAACCAGTACCTGCACGGTGTGTACGCCAACGGCAGTGCCCGCTCCCCGCGCACGATCCCGACCCTCGTGGCGGGCGACGACCGTACGCCGGACCGTTTCCACACCCTGGACGCCACCGACTACGGCGCCCACATGCTCAACACGCTGTACGAGGTGCTCACCGAGTACGGGCCCGTCGACGAGGTGTGGTTCGACGGCGCGCAGGGGCACATCCCGCCCGAGAAGGTGGAGAGCTACGACTGGGACAGCTGGTACACCCTGGTGCGGACCCTCGCCCCGGACGCGGCGATCGCCGTCACCGGCCCCGACCTGCGCTGGGTCGGCAACGAGAGCGGCATCGCGCGCGAGGACGAGTGGAGCGTCATCCCGGTCAAGGAGAACCAGTACGGCCGCACCGACTGGGCCCTGTCCTACGACACCCCCGACGAGGGCAGTCGCGCCGCCCTGGTGAAGGCGCAGCCCGCGACGGACTACCTCCAGTGGTGGCCCGCCGAGTGCGACGTCTCCATCCGCGACGGCTGGTTCTACCACGCCGACCAACAGCCCAAATCAGTCGACTACTTGACGGAGATCTTCTTCGGTTCGGTGGGGCGCAACGCGGTGCTGCTGCTGAATGTCCCACCGGACACGGAGGGCCGGCTGCACGGCACGGACGTCGTGCGACTGCGGGAGTTCAGGGAACGGATCGAGCGGGAGCTCCCGAACGACCTGGCCGCGCGCGGTCGCACCACGTCGGCACCGGGCCGCGTCACCGTCGACCTCGGCACGGAACACGAGATCGACCGCATCCGCCTCGCCGAGGACATCCGGCACGGCCAGCAGGTGGAGAGCTTCGTCGTCGAGGCGTTCCGCGACGGCGCCTGGACGGAGGCCACGGGCGCCGGGACCATCGGCGCCAGCCGCATCCTGTTGTTGTCGACTCCGGTACGGGCCCGGAGGTGGCGGGTGCGGGTGACACAAGCTCGAGGTGCCGTACGGATGGCGGAGTTCGGGCTGTACCGGTCCCGGGTCTGA